The following coding sequences lie in one Alphaproteobacteria bacterium genomic window:
- a CDS encoding DMT family transporter yields MLNAVLYAATILSWGLTWYAVKLQIGVVPPEWSLVYRFGAAGLLLLAWIAWRAGRAGGPTARLPWRRHAALALLAAFIFCGNYLMFYWAAHFIASGLLAVVFATATVFNAINGALFLRQPIRPATLAAAALGLGGLALVFLPELRTVGGDSLIGLGLALAATFCFSLGNVLSSRSQTAGVPVMTANAYAMTYGAMLTALYAAAIGSGPALDLRPSYLWALAYLVVFGNIVGFGAYLTLLGRIGAARAAYATVLIPVIALAVSAMLEDYRWTWLAGVGVALVIAGNVVALRGGRAPQPAAAGRPDRRPVGGGPIGSDR; encoded by the coding sequence GTCGCTGGTCTACCGCTTCGGCGCGGCCGGACTGCTGCTGCTGGCCTGGATCGCGTGGCGTGCCGGCCGGGCCGGCGGGCCGACCGCCCGGCTGCCCTGGCGCCGCCACGCCGCGCTCGCGCTGCTCGCCGCCTTCATCTTCTGCGGCAACTACCTGATGTTCTACTGGGCCGCCCATTTCATCGCCTCCGGTCTGCTCGCGGTGGTGTTCGCAACCGCCACCGTGTTCAACGCGATCAACGGCGCGTTGTTCCTGCGCCAGCCGATCCGTCCCGCCACCCTGGCCGCGGCCGCGCTGGGCCTGGGCGGCCTGGCGCTGGTGTTCCTGCCCGAGCTGCGCACGGTCGGCGGCGACAGCCTGATCGGCCTGGGTCTGGCCCTCGCCGCCACCTTCTGTTTCTCGCTGGGCAACGTGCTGTCGTCGCGCAGCCAGACCGCCGGCGTGCCGGTGATGACGGCGAACGCCTATGCCATGACCTACGGCGCGATGCTGACCGCGCTTTACGCGGCCGCCATCGGCTCCGGCCCCGCGCTCGACCTGCGGCCGTCCTATCTGTGGGCGCTGGCCTATCTGGTCGTGTTCGGCAACATCGTCGGCTTCGGCGCCTATCTCACCCTGCTCGGCCGCATCGGCGCGGCCCGCGCCGCCTATGCCACGGTGCTGATCCCGGTGATCGCCCTGGCCGTCTCCGCCATGCTGGAGGACTATCGCTGGACCTGGCTCGCCGGCGTCGGCGTCGCCCTGGTGATCGCCGGCAACGTCGTCGCGCTGCGCGGCGGGCGGGCGCCGCAACCGGCCGCAGCCGGCCGGCCGGATCGTCGTCCGGTCGGGGGCGGGCCGATCGGCTCCGACAGGTAG